The following proteins are co-located in the Gossypium hirsutum isolate 1008001.06 chromosome A02, Gossypium_hirsutum_v2.1, whole genome shotgun sequence genome:
- the LOC107944247 gene encoding uncharacterized protein isoform X4 has translation MKIAVIGGGISGVISAYTLAKAGANVVLYEKEEYLGGHSKTVHFDGVDLDLGFMVFSPVTYPNMMELFESLGIDMEPSDMSLSVSLNEGKGCEWGSRNGLSGLFAQKSNLFNPYFWQMLREILKFKNDVISYLELLENNPDIDRNETLGQFIKSKGYSELFQKVPVCGSIWSCPTERVMDFSAFSVLSFCRNHHILQLFGRPQWMTVRWRSHRYFNKVREELESRGCQIRTGCEVHSILSDAEGCTVLCGDDSQELYQGCIMAVHAPDALRLLGNQATYDESTVLGAFQYVYSDIYLHRDKNLMPKNPAAWSAWNFLGSTDKNVSLTYWLNVLQNLGETSLPFLVTLNPDYTPQHTLLKWRTGHPVPSVAATKASLELDRIQGKRGIWFCGAYLGHGSHEDGLKAGMIAANGLLGKSCNILSNPKHMVPSLMETGARLFVTRFLSHFISTGCVILLEEGGSMFTFEGTSNKCSLKTVIKVHSPHFYWKVMTEADLGLADSYINGDFSFVDKKDGLLNLVMILIANRDLISSNSKLNKKRGWWTPLLLTAGLTSAKYFFKHVLRQNTLTQARRNISRHYDLSNDLFALFLDETMTYSCAVFKTEDEDLKDAQHRKISLLIEKARIDSKHEILEIGCGWGSLAIEVVKRTGCKYTGITLSEEQLKLAEKRVKEAGLQENIRFQLCDYRQLPSTDKYDRIISCEMIEAVGHEYMEDFFSCCESVLADDGLLVLQFILIPEERYDEYRRSSDFIKEYIFPGGCLPSLARITTAMNAASRLCVEHVENIGLHYYQTLRYWRKNFLEKQSKIHALGFNDKFIRTWEYYFDYCAAGFKSNTLGNYQVVFSRPGNAVALGNPYKGFPSAS, from the exons ATGAAAATAGCAGTGATAGGAGGAGGGATAAGTGGGGTGATATCAGCCTATACTTTAGCCAAAGCCGGTGCAAATGTAGTGCTTTACGAGAAAGAAGAGTATTTGGGAGGCCATTCCAAGACCGTTCACTTCGATGGTGTTGATTTAGACCTTGGTTTCATGGTTTTTAGTCCC GTTACATATCCAAATATGATGGAGTTGTTTGAGAGCCTTGGGATTGATATGGAACCATCTGATATGTCACTCTCAGTGAGCCTTAATGAAGGCAAAGGCTGTGAATGGGGCAGCCGTAATGGCCTCTCAGGCTTGTTtgcccaaaaatccaacctcttcAATCCTTACTTTTGGCAAATGCTTAGAGAAATTCTCAAGTTCAAGAATGATGTTATTAG TTATCTTGAATTGCTCGAAAACAACCCGGATATTGACCGTAATGAAACATTGGGACAGTTCATAAAATCAAAGGGTTACTCTGAATTATTTCAGAAG GTGCCTGTATGTGGTTCGATATGGTCATGCCCTACAGAAAGAGTTATGGATTTTTCAGCTTTCTCTGTTCTTTCATTTTGCCGcaatcatcatatacttcag CTCTTTGGACGACCACAGTGGATGACCGTTCGATGGCGTTCACATCGTTACTTCAATAAG GTTAGAGAAGAGCTGGAGAGTAGAGGTTGTCAAATAAGAACCGGTTGCGAGGTGCATTCTATTTTGAGTGATGCTGAAG GTTGCACTGTATTATGTGGAGATGACTCTCAAGAGTTATATCAAGGTTGCATAATGGCTGTTCATGCACCAGATGCTTTGAGATTGTTAGGGAATCAAGCGACATATGATGAATCAACAGTGCTTGGTGCTTTCCAATATGTCTATAG TGATATTTATCTTCATCGTGACAAAAATTTAATGCCCAAAAACCCAGCAGCATGGAGTGCTTGGAATTTTCTTGGAAGTACAGACAAGAATGTATCTTTGACATACTGGCTTAATGTGCTTCAG AATCTAGGAGAAACAAGCCTACCCTTTTTGGTCACTCTCAATCCAGATTATACACCACAACACACCTTGCTTAAGTGGAGAACAGGCCATCCAGTACCATCTGTTGCTGCAACCAAAGCTTCTCTTGAGCTTGATCGGATTCAAGGGAAGAGAGGAATTTGGTTTTGTGGAGCATACCTGG GCCATGGCTCCCATGAAGATGGACTAAAG GCTGGGATGATTGCTGCAAACGGTCTGCTGGGAAAAAGTTGTAATATTCTGAGCAATCCAAAGCATATGGTGCCCTCTCTGATGGAAACAGGGGCACGTCTTTTTGTTACTAGATTCCTCAGTCATTTTATATCAACCGGATGTGTGAT TTTATTGGAAGAAGGTGGCTCTATGTTTACCTTTGAAGGAACTAGCAATAAGTGTTCTCTAAAAACTGTAATTAAAGTTCACAGTCCACATTTTTATTGGAAG GTTATGACAGAGGCAGATTTAGGCCTTGCAGATTCATATATCAATGGGgatttttcttttgttgataAAAAAGATGGTCTGCTGAACCTTGTAATG ATTCTTATTGCCAACAGAGATTTGATTTCTTCCAACTCAAAACTTAATAAGAAAAG GGGTTGGTGGACACCATTGTTGCTTACAGCTGGTTTAACATCAGCAAAGTATTTCTTCAAGCATGTCCTAAGACAAAATACTCTTACACAAGCTCGTAGGAACATTTCTCGCCATTACGACCTG AGTAATGACCTTTTTGCACTCTTCTTGGATGAGACAATGACATACTCTTGTGCAGTATTTAAG ACAGAAGATGAGGATTTGAAAGATGCACAACACAGAAAGATCTCTCTTTTGATTGAAAAA GCAAGAATTGATAGCAAGCATGAAATTCTTGAGATTGGATGTGGTTGGGGAAGCTTAGCAATCGAGGTTGTCAAACGAACCGGATGCAAATATACCGGCATTACTTTATCCGAAGAGCAACTCAAACTTGCAGAAAAAAGAGTGAAGGAAGCTGGACTTCAG GAAAATATAAGATTTCAACTCTGTGACTATCGACAACTACCTAGCACCGACAAGTATGACAGAATTATATCGTG TGAGATGATAGAAGCTGTTGGCCATGAATACATGGAGGACTTCTTCAGTTGCTGTGAATCAGTGTTAGCAGATGATGGCCTTCTTGTTTTACAG TTCATATTAATACCAGAGGAACGGTACGATGAATACAGGCGAAGCTCGGATTTCATCAAGGAATACATCTTCCCTGGTGGATGCTTACCTTCTCTGGCTAGGATAACAACAGCCATGAATGCTGCATCCAGACTCTG TGTGGAGCATGTGGAAAACATAGGACTTCATTACTACCAAACGCTTAGATATTGGAGAAAGAATTTCTTGGAGAAACAGAG CAAAATCCATGCCTTGGGATTCAATGACAAGTTCATCCGAACATGGGAATACTATTTTGATTATTGTGCTGCTGGTTTCAAGTCCAATACTCTTGGTAATTACCAG GTAGTATTTTCTCGGCCTGGAAATGCAGTTGCACTTGGCAACCCATACAAAGGCTTCCCCTCAGcttcttaa
- the LOC107944247 gene encoding uncharacterized protein isoform X1 translates to MDFSAFSVLSFCRNHHILQLFGRPQWMTVRWRSHRYFNKVREELESRGCQIRTGCEVHSILSDAEGCTVLCGDDSQELYQGCIMAVHAPDALRLLGNQATYDESTVLGAFQYVYSDIYLHRDKNLMPKNPAAWSAWNFLGSTDKNVSLTYWLNVLQNLGETSLPFLVTLNPDYTPQHTLLKWRTGHPVPSVAATKASLELDRIQGKRGIWFCGAYLGHGSHEDGLKAGMIAANGLLGKSCNILSNPKHMVPSLMETGARLFVTRFLSHFISTGCVILLEEGGSMFTFEGTSNKCSLKTVIKVHSPHFYWKVMTEADLGLADSYINGDFSFVDKKDGLLNLVMILIANRDLISSNSKLNKKRGWWTPLLLTAGLTSAKYFFKHVLRQNTLTQARRNISRHYDLSNDLFALFLDETMTYSCAVFKTEDEDLKDAQHRKISLLIEKARIDSKHEILEIGCGWGSLAIEVVKRTGCKYTGITLSEEQLKLAEKRVKEAGLQENIRFQLCDYRQLPSTDKYDRIISCEMIEAVGHEYMEDFFSCCESVLADDGLLVLQFILIPEERYDEYRRSSDFIKEYIFPGGCLPSLARITTAMNAASRLCVEHVENIGLHYYQTLRYWRKNFLEKQSKIHALGFNDKFIRTWEYYFDYCAAGFKSNTLGNYQVVFSRPGNAVALGNPYKGFPSAS, encoded by the exons ATGGATTTTTCAGCTTTCTCTGTTCTTTCATTTTGCCGcaatcatcatatacttcag CTCTTTGGACGACCACAGTGGATGACCGTTCGATGGCGTTCACATCGTTACTTCAATAAG GTTAGAGAAGAGCTGGAGAGTAGAGGTTGTCAAATAAGAACCGGTTGCGAGGTGCATTCTATTTTGAGTGATGCTGAAG GTTGCACTGTATTATGTGGAGATGACTCTCAAGAGTTATATCAAGGTTGCATAATGGCTGTTCATGCACCAGATGCTTTGAGATTGTTAGGGAATCAAGCGACATATGATGAATCAACAGTGCTTGGTGCTTTCCAATATGTCTATAG TGATATTTATCTTCATCGTGACAAAAATTTAATGCCCAAAAACCCAGCAGCATGGAGTGCTTGGAATTTTCTTGGAAGTACAGACAAGAATGTATCTTTGACATACTGGCTTAATGTGCTTCAG AATCTAGGAGAAACAAGCCTACCCTTTTTGGTCACTCTCAATCCAGATTATACACCACAACACACCTTGCTTAAGTGGAGAACAGGCCATCCAGTACCATCTGTTGCTGCAACCAAAGCTTCTCTTGAGCTTGATCGGATTCAAGGGAAGAGAGGAATTTGGTTTTGTGGAGCATACCTGG GCCATGGCTCCCATGAAGATGGACTAAAG GCTGGGATGATTGCTGCAAACGGTCTGCTGGGAAAAAGTTGTAATATTCTGAGCAATCCAAAGCATATGGTGCCCTCTCTGATGGAAACAGGGGCACGTCTTTTTGTTACTAGATTCCTCAGTCATTTTATATCAACCGGATGTGTGAT TTTATTGGAAGAAGGTGGCTCTATGTTTACCTTTGAAGGAACTAGCAATAAGTGTTCTCTAAAAACTGTAATTAAAGTTCACAGTCCACATTTTTATTGGAAG GTTATGACAGAGGCAGATTTAGGCCTTGCAGATTCATATATCAATGGGgatttttcttttgttgataAAAAAGATGGTCTGCTGAACCTTGTAATG ATTCTTATTGCCAACAGAGATTTGATTTCTTCCAACTCAAAACTTAATAAGAAAAG GGGTTGGTGGACACCATTGTTGCTTACAGCTGGTTTAACATCAGCAAAGTATTTCTTCAAGCATGTCCTAAGACAAAATACTCTTACACAAGCTCGTAGGAACATTTCTCGCCATTACGACCTG AGTAATGACCTTTTTGCACTCTTCTTGGATGAGACAATGACATACTCTTGTGCAGTATTTAAG ACAGAAGATGAGGATTTGAAAGATGCACAACACAGAAAGATCTCTCTTTTGATTGAAAAA GCAAGAATTGATAGCAAGCATGAAATTCTTGAGATTGGATGTGGTTGGGGAAGCTTAGCAATCGAGGTTGTCAAACGAACCGGATGCAAATATACCGGCATTACTTTATCCGAAGAGCAACTCAAACTTGCAGAAAAAAGAGTGAAGGAAGCTGGACTTCAG GAAAATATAAGATTTCAACTCTGTGACTATCGACAACTACCTAGCACCGACAAGTATGACAGAATTATATCGTG TGAGATGATAGAAGCTGTTGGCCATGAATACATGGAGGACTTCTTCAGTTGCTGTGAATCAGTGTTAGCAGATGATGGCCTTCTTGTTTTACAG TTCATATTAATACCAGAGGAACGGTACGATGAATACAGGCGAAGCTCGGATTTCATCAAGGAATACATCTTCCCTGGTGGATGCTTACCTTCTCTGGCTAGGATAACAACAGCCATGAATGCTGCATCCAGACTCTG TGTGGAGCATGTGGAAAACATAGGACTTCATTACTACCAAACGCTTAGATATTGGAGAAAGAATTTCTTGGAGAAACAGAG CAAAATCCATGCCTTGGGATTCAATGACAAGTTCATCCGAACATGGGAATACTATTTTGATTATTGTGCTGCTGGTTTCAAGTCCAATACTCTTGGTAATTACCAG GTAGTATTTTCTCGGCCTGGAAATGCAGTTGCACTTGGCAACCCATACAAAGGCTTCCCCTCAGcttcttaa
- the LOC107944247 gene encoding tuberculostearic acid methyltransferase UfaA1 isoform X2: MCFRLQCMNLQNLGETSLPFLVTLNPDYTPQHTLLKWRTGHPVPSVAATKASLELDRIQGKRGIWFCGAYLGHGSHEDGLKAGMIAANGLLGKSCNILSNPKHMVPSLMETGARLFVTRFLSHFISTGCVILLEEGGSMFTFEGTSNKCSLKTVIKVHSPHFYWKVMTEADLGLADSYINGDFSFVDKKDGLLNLVMILIANRDLISSNSKLNKKRGWWTPLLLTAGLTSAKYFFKHVLRQNTLTQARRNISRHYDLSNDLFALFLDETMTYSCAVFKTEDEDLKDAQHRKISLLIEKARIDSKHEILEIGCGWGSLAIEVVKRTGCKYTGITLSEEQLKLAEKRVKEAGLQENIRFQLCDYRQLPSTDKYDRIISCEMIEAVGHEYMEDFFSCCESVLADDGLLVLQFILIPEERYDEYRRSSDFIKEYIFPGGCLPSLARITTAMNAASRLCVEHVENIGLHYYQTLRYWRKNFLEKQSKIHALGFNDKFIRTWEYYFDYCAAGFKSNTLGNYQVVFSRPGNAVALGNPYKGFPSAS, translated from the exons ATGTGCTTCAG ACTGCAATGTATGAATTTGCAGAATCTAGGAGAAACAAGCCTACCCTTTTTGGTCACTCTCAATCCAGATTATACACCACAACACACCTTGCTTAAGTGGAGAACAGGCCATCCAGTACCATCTGTTGCTGCAACCAAAGCTTCTCTTGAGCTTGATCGGATTCAAGGGAAGAGAGGAATTTGGTTTTGTGGAGCATACCTGG GCCATGGCTCCCATGAAGATGGACTAAAG GCTGGGATGATTGCTGCAAACGGTCTGCTGGGAAAAAGTTGTAATATTCTGAGCAATCCAAAGCATATGGTGCCCTCTCTGATGGAAACAGGGGCACGTCTTTTTGTTACTAGATTCCTCAGTCATTTTATATCAACCGGATGTGTGAT TTTATTGGAAGAAGGTGGCTCTATGTTTACCTTTGAAGGAACTAGCAATAAGTGTTCTCTAAAAACTGTAATTAAAGTTCACAGTCCACATTTTTATTGGAAG GTTATGACAGAGGCAGATTTAGGCCTTGCAGATTCATATATCAATGGGgatttttcttttgttgataAAAAAGATGGTCTGCTGAACCTTGTAATG ATTCTTATTGCCAACAGAGATTTGATTTCTTCCAACTCAAAACTTAATAAGAAAAG GGGTTGGTGGACACCATTGTTGCTTACAGCTGGTTTAACATCAGCAAAGTATTTCTTCAAGCATGTCCTAAGACAAAATACTCTTACACAAGCTCGTAGGAACATTTCTCGCCATTACGACCTG AGTAATGACCTTTTTGCACTCTTCTTGGATGAGACAATGACATACTCTTGTGCAGTATTTAAG ACAGAAGATGAGGATTTGAAAGATGCACAACACAGAAAGATCTCTCTTTTGATTGAAAAA GCAAGAATTGATAGCAAGCATGAAATTCTTGAGATTGGATGTGGTTGGGGAAGCTTAGCAATCGAGGTTGTCAAACGAACCGGATGCAAATATACCGGCATTACTTTATCCGAAGAGCAACTCAAACTTGCAGAAAAAAGAGTGAAGGAAGCTGGACTTCAG GAAAATATAAGATTTCAACTCTGTGACTATCGACAACTACCTAGCACCGACAAGTATGACAGAATTATATCGTG TGAGATGATAGAAGCTGTTGGCCATGAATACATGGAGGACTTCTTCAGTTGCTGTGAATCAGTGTTAGCAGATGATGGCCTTCTTGTTTTACAG TTCATATTAATACCAGAGGAACGGTACGATGAATACAGGCGAAGCTCGGATTTCATCAAGGAATACATCTTCCCTGGTGGATGCTTACCTTCTCTGGCTAGGATAACAACAGCCATGAATGCTGCATCCAGACTCTG TGTGGAGCATGTGGAAAACATAGGACTTCATTACTACCAAACGCTTAGATATTGGAGAAAGAATTTCTTGGAGAAACAGAG CAAAATCCATGCCTTGGGATTCAATGACAAGTTCATCCGAACATGGGAATACTATTTTGATTATTGTGCTGCTGGTTTCAAGTCCAATACTCTTGGTAATTACCAG GTAGTATTTTCTCGGCCTGGAAATGCAGTTGCACTTGGCAACCCATACAAAGGCTTCCCCTCAGcttcttaa
- the LOC107944247 gene encoding tuberculostearic acid methyltransferase UfaA1 isoform X3 yields the protein MIAANGLLGKSCNILSNPKHMVPSLMETGARLFVTRFLSHFISTGCVILLEEGGSMFTFEGTSNKCSLKTVIKVHSPHFYWKVMTEADLGLADSYINGDFSFVDKKDGLLNLVMILIANRDLISSNSKLNKKRGWWTPLLLTAGLTSAKYFFKHVLRQNTLTQARRNISRHYDLSNDLFALFLDETMTYSCAVFKTEDEDLKDAQHRKISLLIEKARIDSKHEILEIGCGWGSLAIEVVKRTGCKYTGITLSEEQLKLAEKRVKEAGLQENIRFQLCDYRQLPSTDKYDRIISCEMIEAVGHEYMEDFFSCCESVLADDGLLVLQFILIPEERYDEYRRSSDFIKEYIFPGGCLPSLARITTAMNAASRLCVEHVENIGLHYYQTLRYWRKNFLEKQSKIHALGFNDKFIRTWEYYFDYCAAGFKSNTLGNYQVVFSRPGNAVALGNPYKGFPSAS from the exons ATGATTGCTGCAAACGGTCTGCTGGGAAAAAGTTGTAATATTCTGAGCAATCCAAAGCATATGGTGCCCTCTCTGATGGAAACAGGGGCACGTCTTTTTGTTACTAGATTCCTCAGTCATTTTATATCAACCGGATGTGTGAT TTTATTGGAAGAAGGTGGCTCTATGTTTACCTTTGAAGGAACTAGCAATAAGTGTTCTCTAAAAACTGTAATTAAAGTTCACAGTCCACATTTTTATTGGAAG GTTATGACAGAGGCAGATTTAGGCCTTGCAGATTCATATATCAATGGGgatttttcttttgttgataAAAAAGATGGTCTGCTGAACCTTGTAATG ATTCTTATTGCCAACAGAGATTTGATTTCTTCCAACTCAAAACTTAATAAGAAAAG GGGTTGGTGGACACCATTGTTGCTTACAGCTGGTTTAACATCAGCAAAGTATTTCTTCAAGCATGTCCTAAGACAAAATACTCTTACACAAGCTCGTAGGAACATTTCTCGCCATTACGACCTG AGTAATGACCTTTTTGCACTCTTCTTGGATGAGACAATGACATACTCTTGTGCAGTATTTAAG ACAGAAGATGAGGATTTGAAAGATGCACAACACAGAAAGATCTCTCTTTTGATTGAAAAA GCAAGAATTGATAGCAAGCATGAAATTCTTGAGATTGGATGTGGTTGGGGAAGCTTAGCAATCGAGGTTGTCAAACGAACCGGATGCAAATATACCGGCATTACTTTATCCGAAGAGCAACTCAAACTTGCAGAAAAAAGAGTGAAGGAAGCTGGACTTCAG GAAAATATAAGATTTCAACTCTGTGACTATCGACAACTACCTAGCACCGACAAGTATGACAGAATTATATCGTG TGAGATGATAGAAGCTGTTGGCCATGAATACATGGAGGACTTCTTCAGTTGCTGTGAATCAGTGTTAGCAGATGATGGCCTTCTTGTTTTACAG TTCATATTAATACCAGAGGAACGGTACGATGAATACAGGCGAAGCTCGGATTTCATCAAGGAATACATCTTCCCTGGTGGATGCTTACCTTCTCTGGCTAGGATAACAACAGCCATGAATGCTGCATCCAGACTCTG TGTGGAGCATGTGGAAAACATAGGACTTCATTACTACCAAACGCTTAGATATTGGAGAAAGAATTTCTTGGAGAAACAGAG CAAAATCCATGCCTTGGGATTCAATGACAAGTTCATCCGAACATGGGAATACTATTTTGATTATTGTGCTGCTGGTTTCAAGTCCAATACTCTTGGTAATTACCAG GTAGTATTTTCTCGGCCTGGAAATGCAGTTGCACTTGGCAACCCATACAAAGGCTTCCCCTCAGcttcttaa
- the LOC107944246 gene encoding heterogeneous nuclear ribonucleoprotein 1, with translation MDSDQGKLFIGGISWETSEDRLKEYFGQYGDILQTVVMRDKVTGRPRGFGFVVFSDPSVLDTVLQEKHTIDGRTVEAKRALSREEQQTSVRSGNFNQGRNSGGGGNIRTKKIFVGGLPPTLTEDGFRQYFEAYGHVTDVVIMYDQNTQRPRGFGFISFDTEDAVDRVLHKSFHDLNGKQVEVKRALPKDANPGGVSRTMSGGASGFGGYQGYGSSGGNSSSYDGRMDSNSYMRAQGTGAGFPPYGSSGYAPGYGYGPANNGVGYGSYGNYGGAGAGYGAPAGAAYGNPNAGYASGPPGAPRSSWGTQAPSGYGAMGYGNAAPWGAGAGAGSGGPGSAATGQSPTGATGYGGQGYGYGGYGGNDGSYGNAGYGAAGGRSGGTPNSNAGAGGGDLQGSGGGYMGSGYGDVNGSSGYGNATWRSDSSQGSGNYGGAQANGPHGGQGGYGGGYGGAQGRQAQQQ, from the exons ATGGATTCAGATCAGGGGAAGCTGTTTATTGGAGGGATATCATGGGAAACAAGTGAGGATAGGCTAAAGGAATATTTTGGTCAGTACGGCGACATCTTGCAGACTGTTGTTATGAGAGATAAGGTTACGGGGAGACCTCGTGGCTTTGGATTCGTTGTCTTCTCAGATCCGTCCGTTCTCGATACTGTTCTTCAAGAAAAGCACACCATTGATGGTAGAACG GTTGAGGCAAAGAGGGCGTTATCTAGAGAGGAGCAGCAAACGTCTGTTAGATCTGGTAATTTTAATCAGGGTAGAAATTCCGGAGGTGGTGGAAATATCAGGACCAAGAAGATTTTTGTTGGAGGACTGCCTCCGACCTTGACTGAAGACGGGTTTCGCCAATACTTTGAGGCATATGGTCATGTAACTGATGTGGTAATCATGTATGACCAGAATACTCAGCGGCCTCGAGGGTTTGGTTTTATCTCCTTCGACACTGAAGATGCAGTTGACAGGGTTTTGCACAAGAGTTTTCATGATTTGAATGGCAAGCAAGTTGAAGTGAAGCGGGCCCTTCCCAAAGATGCAAACCCCGGTGGGGTTAGCCGTACTATGAGTGGTGGTGCCAGTGGTTTTGGAGGTTACCAGGGTTATGGTTCTTCTGGTGGGAATTCAAGTTCTTATGATGGTCGAATGGACTCCAATAGTTACATGCGTGCCCAGGGTACTGGAGCTGGCTTTCCACCTTATGGCTCATCAGGATATGCACCTGGTTACGGTTATGGTCCTGCTAATAATGGTGTAGGTTATGGTAGTTATGGAAATTATGGTGGTGCAGGTGCTGGTTATGGTGCTCCTGCAGGTGCAGCTTATGGGAACCCTAATGCTGGTTATGCAAGTGGGCCTCCTGGTGCCCCTAGAAGTTCATGGGGCACTCAAGCTCCTTCTGGTTATGGTGCTATGGGTTATGGGAATGCTGCTCCTTGGGGTGCTGGTGCTGGTGCTGGTAGTGGTGGTCCAGGTTCTGCAGCTACTGGCCAATCTCCCACTGGAGCTACTGGGTATGGGGGTCAAGGTTATGGATATGGTGGATATGGTGGTAATGATGGATCTTATGGGAATGCTGGCTATGGGGCTGCTGGAGGTCGTTCTGGTGGTACTCCAAATAGTAATGCTGGTGCAGGTGGGGGAGATCTACAAGGGAGTGGTGGTGGTTACATGGGAAGTGGGTATGGTGATGTAAATGGAAGTTCAGGGTATGGAAATGCAACATGGAGGTCTGATTCATCCCAAGGTTCTGGAAATTATGGGGGTGCTCAGGCAAATGGTCCTCATGGTGGACAAGGTGGTTATGGTGGTGGGTACGGCGGTGCCCAGGGCCGACAAGCTCAGCAACAGTGA